The following are encoded together in the Desulfobotulus pelophilus genome:
- a CDS encoding peptidylprolyl isomerase, which yields MRRILTLAICLAFITASPAFAEKTAAASQPETVRIAMETSMGTMILELYPDKAPETVQNFLSYASTGFYNGTIFHRVIHGFMVQGGGFTENMQQKPTQDPIANEAANGLKNQKGTIAMARTNAPHSATSQFFINTVDNEFLNYKASTAQGFGYCVFGRVVEGMDVLSRIERVTTGLSKGHQNVPREAIKILSVKKLP from the coding sequence ATGCGGCGCATTCTCACCCTTGCCATCTGCCTTGCCTTTATTACGGCCTCTCCGGCCTTTGCCGAAAAAACAGCGGCGGCGTCCCAACCTGAAACCGTCCGCATTGCCATGGAAACCAGCATGGGTACCATGATTCTTGAACTGTATCCTGACAAAGCCCCGGAAACCGTACAGAACTTTCTTTCCTATGCATCCACGGGTTTTTATAACGGCACCATTTTTCACCGGGTAATCCACGGCTTTATGGTACAGGGCGGCGGATTCACAGAAAATATGCAGCAAAAACCCACACAAGACCCCATTGCCAATGAAGCGGCCAACGGATTAAAAAACCAGAAAGGGACCATTGCCATGGCCCGTACCAATGCTCCCCATTCCGCCACCAGCCAGTTCTTCATCAATACGGTGGATAACGAATTTCTCAACTACAAGGCTTCCACCGCCCAGGGCTTCGGATACTGCGTATTCGGTCGGGTAGTGGAGGGCATGGATGTGCTGAGCAGAATAGAACGGGTGACCACAGGTCTTTCAAAAGGACACCAGAATGTACCCAGAGAAGCCATAAAGATTCTTTCCGTAAAAAAACTGCCCTGA